Proteins co-encoded in one Chitinophagales bacterium genomic window:
- a CDS encoding glycosyltransferase family 1 protein, which yields MRILIATDAWTPLVNGVVRTYQTVTKILKEKGDEIYFVTPENSPTIPFPLYPEIKLTLFARNKVEAAIDKFQPDAIHIGTEGPIGLATRQICLQRQLPFTTSYHTRFPVYLRQYLHIPLSWSYPCYRRFHAHSSHVLVPSESMKEELDNRKFENVKVWSRGVDLEVFKPIKSEVYEGLQKPILLYVGRVSYEKNIEAFLSLSNVGTKVVVGDGPRLAKLQRKYTNVVFVGYQNGDKLAAYYANADVCVFPSLTDTFGLVLLEALACGTPVAAFPVTGPKDVIGDASVGALDIDLSKAVEKALQVNRENCLPYAKQFTWENCALHFRQFLAKFTEDKEVKGLPYQDVETIERISVSQDV from the coding sequence ATGCGAATACTCATTGCTACGGATGCTTGGACACCTTTGGTGAATGGTGTAGTGAGAACTTACCAAACGGTAACCAAAATATTGAAGGAAAAAGGAGATGAAATATATTTTGTTACACCCGAAAATTCTCCCACGATTCCATTTCCCCTCTATCCCGAAATAAAACTTACCTTATTTGCCCGCAATAAAGTGGAAGCAGCGATAGACAAATTTCAACCCGATGCCATTCACATTGGTACAGAAGGCCCTATTGGTCTGGCTACCCGTCAAATCTGCCTTCAACGGCAACTGCCTTTCACTACTTCCTATCATACTCGGTTTCCTGTTTACCTCCGTCAATACCTACACATACCACTTTCGTGGAGTTATCCTTGCTATCGCCGTTTCCACGCACATTCTTCCCATGTATTGGTTCCTTCCGAAAGCATGAAGGAAGAACTCGACAACCGAAAATTTGAAAATGTAAAAGTATGGTCAAGAGGTGTAGATTTAGAGGTCTTCAAACCCATCAAAAGTGAGGTGTATGAGGGACTTCAAAAACCAATTTTACTATATGTGGGACGGGTTTCTTACGAGAAAAACATTGAAGCATTTTTGTCACTCTCCAATGTAGGAACAAAAGTAGTCGTTGGTGATGGCCCTCGTTTGGCTAAACTGCAAAGAAAATATACGAACGTAGTGTTTGTTGGGTATCAAAATGGTGATAAATTGGCGGCTTATTATGCCAATGCAGATGTGTGTGTATTTCCAAGTCTGACAGACACCTTTGGATTGGTGTTGCTAGAAGCTTTGGCTTGCGGGACACCTGTTGCAGCTTTTCCCGTCACAGGCCCAAAAGATGTCATTGGTGATGCATCAGTTGGAGCATTGGATATAGATTTGTCAAAAGCGGTTGAAAAAGCCCTGCAAGTCAATCGAGAAAATTGTCTTCCTTATGCCAAGCAATTCACTTGGGAAAACTGCGCACTGCATTTTCGACAATTTTTAGCGAAATTTACGGAAGATAAAGAGGTAAAAGGTCTTCCATACCAAGATGTTGAAACAATAGAAAGGATTTCTGTGAGCCAAGATGTATAG
- a CDS encoding alkaline phosphatase D family protein, whose amino-acid sequence MIRLLQITFIFIFLVSCKTNSTHADLSSVGKINMVVPKQPNPSKTVRTIAFGSCNHQYDAQPLWQSINTYHPDLWIWLGDNIYGDSANKDYMEKQYNLQLKVKRYQKLMKSTAIVGIWDDHDYGLNNGGKDFDAKNQNKELMLDFLGVPTNAAVRSREGVYQSYTLGNAGKQVKIILLDSRYFRDDPNKLLFGGYKPNLEGTILGEEQWVWLESELQNSTAQLHIIGNGIQIIPEEHNYEKWANFPNERQRLFDLIKKTQAKGVILLSGDRHIGEISKLEVEGIEYPIYEFTSSGLTHAYTNFKGEANKYRVGEVASELNFGVLQIKWGETIEVKALMRGLDNKEINTFTWNY is encoded by the coding sequence ATGATTCGTTTACTCCAAATAACATTTATATTTATTTTTCTTGTTTCCTGTAAAACCAATTCAACCCATGCTGATTTGTCCTCTGTAGGTAAAATCAACATGGTTGTTCCCAAACAACCCAATCCCTCCAAAACCGTGCGAACCATCGCTTTTGGATCTTGCAACCATCAATACGATGCCCAACCGCTTTGGCAATCCATAAATACTTACCATCCAGATTTGTGGATATGGCTGGGGGACAATATTTATGGAGATTCTGCAAATAAGGACTACATGGAGAAACAATATAATTTGCAACTCAAAGTAAAAAGATACCAAAAACTAATGAAATCAACGGCTATTGTCGGTATTTGGGATGACCATGATTATGGATTGAACAATGGGGGAAAAGACTTTGATGCTAAAAATCAAAACAAAGAACTGATGTTGGATTTTTTGGGAGTGCCAACAAATGCAGCTGTTAGAAGTAGGGAAGGAGTTTACCAATCCTATACACTCGGCAATGCAGGAAAACAAGTAAAAATCATTTTGTTGGACAGTCGATATTTTAGGGATGATCCAAATAAGTTATTGTTTGGAGGATATAAACCTAATTTGGAGGGGACGATTTTGGGGGAAGAACAGTGGGTATGGCTCGAAAGCGAACTGCAAAATAGCACTGCCCAATTGCACATTATTGGCAATGGCATCCAGATTATTCCAGAAGAACACAATTATGAAAAATGGGCAAATTTTCCCAACGAGAGGCAGCGATTGTTTGACCTCATCAAAAAGACCCAAGCCAAAGGGGTAATCCTGTTGAGCGGTGACCGACACATTGGCGAAATTTCTAAATTGGAGGTGGAAGGCATAGAGTATCCAATTTATGAGTTTACTTCCAGTGGCTTGACCCATGCTTATACCAACTTTAAAGGGGAAGCCAATAAATACAGAGTAGGAGAAGTGGCCAGTGAGCTGAATTTTGGCGTATTGCAGATAAAATGGGGAGAAACCATTGAAGTGAAAGCTTTGATGCGTGGATTGGATAACAAAGAAATCAATACATTTACATGGAATTATTGA
- a CDS encoding GNAT family N-acetyltransferase translates to MQVTIDSPKVTDIKAIRRLFVKTIHHTFEQEQIQPISATEIEEEIEGQLNTLQQYFQTNGSEAFYLVARYGEQIVATAAYGKPNRIITENLALDYVQVPEIKSVYVLPAFQGKGIGSLLFKKLVETLQRRSIQKFCLDSGYRTSQQFWRKKLGRPTFTLRNYWGKDAHHMIWYVLI, encoded by the coding sequence ATGCAAGTCACCATTGATAGCCCAAAGGTAACAGATATAAAAGCGATTCGCCGATTGTTTGTCAAAACAATTCACCATACTTTTGAACAAGAGCAAATACAACCCATCAGTGCTACTGAAATTGAAGAAGAAATTGAAGGACAATTGAATACACTGCAACAGTATTTTCAAACAAATGGATCTGAGGCATTTTATTTGGTAGCGAGATATGGTGAGCAGATTGTAGCGACTGCAGCGTATGGCAAACCAAACCGAATCATCACCGAAAATTTAGCCCTTGATTATGTCCAAGTTCCCGAAATCAAAAGTGTCTATGTACTTCCCGCTTTTCAGGGAAAGGGAATTGGTAGTTTGCTCTTCAAAAAACTGGTAGAAACGCTTCAACGTAGAAGCATCCAAAAATTTTGTCTCGACAGTGGGTACAGAACTTCTCAACAATTTTGGCGAAAAAAATTGGGTAGGCCCACCTTTACCCTTAGAAATTATTGGGGAAAGGATGCCCATCACATGATTTGGTACGTTCTGATATAG
- a CDS encoding amino acid permease — protein MSNSASTDAVNEQPFHEEELSRDLGLTTALAIGVGTMIAAGIFTLSGLAIRNVGSAAILSFLLAALVALFTALTYCEFVSIYPRSGEGYLYARKTYPAPLAYFVGWALFLGYASSCAFYIASLSSYFNEFLWHSPVEQLSGIVALIALTMLNIKGTKESGSFQVIVTVVKVLLLMWFVIGGLSHVNPQEVIEKFSTDVVQIVSTSALVFITFFGFSAIAASAGEVKDPVKNIPRAIFLSMGIVTVLYTMVVLVILAANLTEYNEAAMGVAAKMFLGGVGGMVIIAGGLFSMISASNASIMAGSRVALAMSQLGHFPKEFGTINPRTRTPIIATFLVAGSILIFVLLLPLEDLAHFADTVLLLVLILVNAALIVHRRKFPDMVRPFKVPLVPILPGLGIVFNIYLLSQIFHHPLPVALAFGALLLGMVGFLMWKGTQSEADSLPGEESRVAVGHYSLTSDEKEAFRVLVPISNPATLDNLMKLAAAIAKEKGGEVVALRVVNVPEQTPVRGNHRRLVEEEQGLLDSADQSGERHGVPVTSLVCIAHNTARAILEISRRHDCDLIVMGWKGFSTRGEKILGEITDAVVTHARTDLMLVKIPKTGLQLQSILLPTAGGEHARAAEQYAASIGRMYENGSVTVCSVQPKDINAEKSIEVRAQLEEAVLRVGTKKGVKVNSKIIHHSDITKGVIEEGKNYDAIMVGATRDSIYPQILFGSIPENIAKGSENTVIMVKHYHPVKALLGRVIGE, from the coding sequence ATGAGCAATTCTGCAAGCACAGATGCAGTAAACGAACAGCCTTTTCATGAAGAAGAACTCAGCCGAGATTTGGGGCTGACCACCGCCTTAGCCATTGGTGTTGGTACCATGATTGCCGCAGGTATTTTCACCCTTTCTGGCTTGGCTATCAGGAATGTAGGCTCTGCTGCCATTCTCTCCTTTTTGTTGGCAGCACTTGTAGCCTTATTCACCGCCCTGACCTATTGCGAATTTGTATCCATCTATCCCCGTTCTGGCGAAGGTTATTTGTATGCCCGAAAAACCTATCCCGCACCCTTGGCTTATTTTGTCGGTTGGGCTTTGTTTTTGGGATATGCTTCCTCTTGTGCTTTCTACATTGCGAGTTTGTCGAGCTACTTCAATGAATTTTTGTGGCATTCTCCCGTAGAACAACTGTCTGGAATCGTTGCTTTGATTGCCCTCACGATGTTGAACATCAAGGGAACAAAAGAAAGTGGAAGTTTCCAGGTCATCGTTACGGTAGTGAAAGTATTGTTGTTGATGTGGTTTGTCATTGGAGGTTTGAGCCATGTCAATCCCCAAGAAGTCATCGAGAAATTTAGCACCGATGTCGTGCAAATCGTTAGCACCTCCGCTTTGGTTTTCATCACCTTCTTTGGGTTTTCCGCCATTGCAGCCTCGGCAGGAGAGGTGAAAGACCCTGTAAAAAATATTCCACGAGCCATCTTTTTATCTATGGGAATTGTCACTGTTTTATATACAATGGTGGTTTTGGTTATTTTGGCTGCAAATCTCACCGAATACAACGAAGCGGCAATGGGTGTAGCTGCAAAAATGTTTTTGGGGGGTGTAGGCGGCATGGTCATCATTGCAGGAGGTTTGTTTTCTATGATTTCTGCCTCCAATGCCTCGATCATGGCAGGTTCAAGGGTGGCATTGGCGATGAGTCAATTGGGGCATTTTCCAAAAGAATTTGGGACCATCAATCCCCGAACACGCACCCCCATTATCGCCACTTTTTTAGTTGCAGGCAGTATTTTGATATTTGTATTGCTGCTGCCCTTAGAAGATTTGGCGCATTTTGCCGATACGGTCTTATTGTTGGTTTTGATATTGGTCAATGCCGCATTAATCGTGCACCGCCGTAAATTTCCCGACATGGTGCGTCCCTTCAAAGTTCCATTAGTGCCGATTTTACCAGGCTTGGGTATTGTCTTCAACATTTACCTATTGAGCCAAATTTTCCACCATCCGCTTCCTGTTGCTTTGGCCTTTGGTGCATTGCTGCTCGGTATGGTTGGTTTTTTGATGTGGAAAGGAACGCAGTCAGAAGCAGACTCATTGCCTGGTGAAGAATCAAGGGTGGCTGTCGGTCATTACAGCCTTACCTCTGATGAAAAAGAAGCCTTTAGGGTCTTGGTACCGATTTCAAATCCCGCTACTTTAGATAATTTGATGAAACTCGCTGCTGCTATTGCCAAAGAAAAAGGGGGCGAAGTAGTCGCCTTGAGGGTCGTCAATGTACCCGAACAAACGCCTGTGCGGGGCAATCACCGCCGATTGGTGGAGGAGGAGCAAGGGCTTTTGGATAGCGCAGACCAAAGTGGTGAAAGACATGGCGTTCCTGTGACTTCTTTGGTCTGCATCGCACACAATACCGCTAGAGCCATCTTGGAAATTAGCCGCCGCCATGATTGCGATTTGATAGTAATGGGTTGGAAAGGTTTTTCTACGAGAGGCGAAAAAATACTGGGGGAAATAACCGATGCCGTTGTCACACACGCCCGCACCGATCTCATGCTCGTCAAAATCCCCAAAACGGGACTTCAACTGCAAAGTATTCTCCTCCCAACGGCTGGCGGTGAACATGCTCGTGCCGCCGAACAATATGCGGCATCCATTGGTAGAATGTATGAAAATGGTAGTGTAACCGTTTGTAGTGTGCAACCGAAAGACATCAATGCGGAAAAATCCATTGAAGTGAGAGCACAATTGGAGGAGGCAGTTCTAAGGGTTGGTACTAAAAAAGGAGTAAAGGTCAACAGCAAAATTATCCATCATTCCGACATCACCAAAGGAGTAATCGAAGAGGGCAAAAACTATGATGCTATCATGGTCGGTGCGACTCGTGACAGCATTTACCCCCAAATCCTCTTCGGTAGTATTCCCGAAAACATCGCCAAAGGTTCGGAGAATACCGTGATTATGGTGAAACACTACCATCCTGTGAAGGCTTTGTTGGGTAGGGTGATAGGGGAGTAG
- the tnpA gene encoding IS200/IS605 family transposase — MHTFHQIWIHLVWSTKYRNPLLNKPIRKRVFQFMRHKANEHEYTIDLINGVEDHVHCLICLKPTEALSDVVKNIKGSSSRWVNEMQLTDEHFTWQVGYGAISVSPRNVQQVRNYILKQEENHQKKGFEEEMKEFKAAFYYDA; from the coding sequence ATGCACACTTTTCACCAGATTTGGATTCATCTCGTTTGGTCGACCAAATATAGAAATCCATTGCTAAACAAACCTATTCGCAAACGGGTTTTTCAGTTTATGCGCCACAAAGCCAATGAACACGAATACACAATAGACCTCATCAATGGTGTGGAAGACCATGTGCATTGTTTGATTTGCCTCAAACCCACAGAAGCATTGAGTGATGTGGTCAAAAACATCAAAGGCAGTTCTTCTCGTTGGGTCAATGAAATGCAATTGACAGACGAACATTTTACTTGGCAAGTGGGATATGGTGCTATTTCGGTTAGTCCAAGGAATGTACAGCAGGTTCGCAATTATATTCTGAAACAAGAAGAAAACCATCAGAAGAAGGGTTTTGAGGAAGAGATGAAGGAGTTTAAGGCAGCATTTTATTATGATGCGTGA
- a CDS encoding tetratricopeptide repeat protein has protein sequence MAQAFVEKNKDKYLHFVWLTQKDDNPQAIFLNDVDLLNSLQLNFEGSNLSADDQLKLIFSAMRQLVKPEKPNLLVIDNATAALSQIREIPTPPEWQVLVTSRQSIGGYEEIPLGFLSENAAYQLFIQHYTHSVTVENTALIHRLLKALGYHTLSIELYAKTAQHLNIPLQRLEQKLQNSLQLGYETAISSPHRQGKNIEQVFPYLVEIFQLGELSEKEEKLLRLWTLVPPQFVSLDFVLMLWGLHPDKDDVEWYAYMNAAKKLAQKGWLDREEQENGSTLYSMHRVIREVLHQKWVIADYETEYLPFAESVGSFLYEGNHNVSLRTYLIPFGENLLHFLDKEKHTSLLGALATAYQKIHRLDAALEAYQEALDIYRRLAQANPQAFLPAVATTLNNLAVLHSDKNEFAAALEAYQEALNIRRRLAQANPQAFLPDVAGTLNNLGILHRAKNEFAAALEAYQEALDIRRRLAQANPQAFLPDVAMTLNNLANLHSAKNEFAAALEAYQEALDIYRRLAQANPQAFLPNLAMTMVNLSIFYLQSKPDRKASVELAKEVVLIALQFQQIPIVMQYARAAIQVLKAWEVDVEEWLKEQGGG, from the coding sequence TTGGCGCAGGCATTTGTCGAAAAAAACAAGGACAAATACCTACACTTCGTTTGGCTGACGCAAAAAGACGACAATCCGCAAGCCATTTTTTTGAACGATGTGGATTTGTTGAACTCCCTGCAATTGAATTTTGAAGGGAGCAATCTATCTGCCGACGACCAATTGAAGTTGATTTTTTCGGCGATGCGGCAATTGGTAAAACCCGAAAAGCCGAACTTATTGGTGATAGACAATGCAACGGCTGCCCTGAGCCAAATCCGAGAAATCCCCACTCCTCCCGAATGGCAGGTATTGGTCACTTCTCGTCAAAGCATCGGAGGATATGAAGAAATCCCACTGGGTTTTTTGTCTGAAAATGCCGCCTATCAACTGTTTATCCAACACTATACGCACTCTGTCACAGTCGAAAATACAGCACTCATCCACCGACTGCTGAAAGCCCTCGGCTACCACACCCTCTCCATAGAACTCTACGCCAAAACCGCCCAACACCTCAATATTCCTCTGCAACGACTGGAACAAAAACTGCAAAACAGCCTGCAATTGGGTTATGAAACCGCTATCAGCAGCCCACACCGACAAGGCAAAAACATCGAACAGGTATTCCCCTATTTGGTGGAGATTTTCCAATTGGGTGAACTGTCCGAAAAAGAGGAAAAGCTGCTGCGATTGTGGACTTTAGTGCCTCCTCAGTTTGTTTCTTTGGATTTCGTGTTGATGTTGTGGGGCTTACATCCCGACAAAGACGATGTAGAATGGTATGCCTATATGAATGCCGCCAAAAAGTTGGCGCAAAAAGGTTGGTTGGACAGAGAAGAACAGGAAAATGGCAGCACACTCTACAGTATGCACCGAGTGATTCGGGAAGTGCTGCACCAAAAATGGGTCATCGCCGACTATGAAACAGAATACCTCCCCTTTGCAGAATCGGTGGGCAGCTTTCTATACGAAGGAAACCACAATGTGTCCCTCCGAACCTATTTGATTCCCTTTGGTGAAAACCTCCTCCACTTTCTCGACAAAGAAAAGCACACTTCGTTATTGGGAGCATTGGCAACTGCATATCAAAAAATCCACCGCCTTGATGCCGCCCTTGAAGCCTATCAGGAAGCCTTAGACATCTATCGAAGATTGGCACAGGCGAATCCACAAGCCTTTTTACCCGCAGTCGCTACTACCTTGAATAATTTGGCGGTTTTACACAGTGATAAAAATGAGTTCGCCGCCGCCCTTGAAGCCTATCAGGAAGCCTTAAACATTAGAAGAAGATTGGCACAGGCGAATCCACAAGCCTTTTTACCCGATGTAGCTGGTACCTTGAATAATTTGGGGATTTTACACAGGGCTAAAAATGAGTTCGCCGCCGCCCTTGAAGCCTATCAGGAAGCCTTAGACATCAGAAGAAGATTGGCACAGGCGAATCCACAAGCCTTTTTACCCGATGTAGCGATGACCTTGAATAATTTGGCTAATTTACACAGTGCTAAAAATGAGTTCGCCGCCGCCCTTGAAGCCTATCAGGAAGCATTAGACATCTATCGAAGATTGGCACAGGCGAATCCACAAGCCTTTTTACCCAACTTAGCCATGACGATGGTCAATCTGAGTATTTTTTACCTGCAAAGCAAGCCCGATAGAAAGGCTTCGGTAGAATTGGCAAAAGAGGTGGTGTTGATTGCACTTCAATTTCAGCAGATTCCGATTGTCATGCAGTATGCACGAGCAGCAATTCAGGTTTTGAAGGCTTGGGAGGTAGATGTGGAGGAGTGGTTGAAGGAACAGGGGGGTGGGTAG
- a CDS encoding PLP-dependent aspartate aminotransferase family protein — translation MQFETKVVRAGIKPDPTTGAIVPPIYQTATYVLEEVGKDKGFDYTRSSNPTRSVLEANLAALEGGEYGVCYASGMSAVDAVFRMFKAGDHFVMSDDVYGGVTRLCNQILTKYGMTFTYVNTSDLSTIEPAIQENTKMIWLETPTNPLLKVTDLEGVAAIGKKHGILTGVDNTFATPYLMRPLEMGIDIVLHSTTKYLSGHNQIIGGAVITNHQNVYDELKFVQKSLGAIPSPFDCWLTLSGIKTLALRMDRHSENGMAVAKFLEAHPKVSKVNYPGLESHINHDVAKRQMKSFGGMISFELNGGIEAGRTLMNSVELCYLAESLGAVETMVTHPATMTHAGVPRDDRYARGLTDSLVRISVGIEAIEDILADLEQALEKV, via the coding sequence ATGCAATTTGAAACAAAAGTAGTGAGAGCAGGCATCAAGCCCGACCCAACAACAGGTGCGATTGTGCCACCGATTTACCAAACAGCTACTTACGTATTGGAGGAAGTAGGCAAAGACAAGGGCTTTGACTATACCCGTTCTTCAAATCCTACTCGCTCGGTATTGGAGGCAAATTTGGCGGCATTGGAAGGTGGGGAGTATGGCGTGTGTTATGCTTCGGGAATGTCGGCGGTAGATGCAGTGTTTAGAATGTTCAAGGCGGGTGATCACTTTGTGATGAGTGATGATGTGTATGGCGGTGTGACTCGTTTGTGCAATCAGATTTTGACCAAGTACGGCATGACCTTTACCTACGTCAATACATCTGACCTATCGACCATTGAACCTGCGATTCAAGAGAACACCAAAATGATTTGGCTCGAAACACCTACCAATCCATTATTGAAGGTGACAGACTTGGAAGGAGTGGCCGCAATCGGTAAGAAACACGGTATTTTGACGGGTGTGGACAATACTTTTGCAACGCCTTATTTGATGCGACCATTGGAGATGGGCATTGACATTGTGCTGCACAGTACGACCAAATATTTGAGTGGTCACAACCAAATTATTGGCGGTGCGGTCATCACGAATCACCAAAATGTGTATGACGAATTGAAGTTTGTGCAGAAGAGTTTGGGAGCGATTCCAAGCCCATTTGATTGTTGGTTGACTTTGTCGGGCATCAAAACTTTGGCTTTGAGAATGGACCGACATTCTGAGAATGGTATGGCGGTTGCCAAGTTTTTGGAGGCGCATCCTAAGGTGTCGAAGGTGAATTATCCAGGGTTGGAAAGTCACATCAATCACGATGTAGCCAAACGTCAGATGAAGTCTTTTGGTGGGATGATTTCGTTTGAGTTGAACGGTGGAATTGAAGCGGGAAGAACATTGATGAACAGTGTAGAGCTTTGTTATCTGGCGGAAAGCTTGGGGGCTGTCGAAACGATGGTGACGCATCCTGCAACAATGACGCACGCAGGAGTACCGAGAGATGACCGATATGCAAGGGGCTTAACAGATAGCTTGGTGCGTATTTCTGTGGGTATTGAAGCGATTGAAGATATTCTTGCAGATTTGGAGCAGGCATTGGAGAAAGTGTGA
- a CDS encoding heme NO-binding domain-containing protein, with amino-acid sequence MKGVVFTEFLEMVEDKFGYETVDSIIVKSEIKSQGAYTSIGTYPSSEMFALVEQLSDEQNIPIPTLLNAFGNYLFHRFAKIYSFVFEGMKTSFELLESIEQHIHVQVKKLYPDAELPNFSVRREGANRLVMMYQSERAMGDLAVGLIQGCLEHFGETASIRKTNETEDGKKVKLTIEK; translated from the coding sequence ATGAAAGGAGTTGTTTTTACAGAGTTTCTAGAAATGGTGGAGGATAAGTTTGGTTATGAAACAGTTGATTCGATTATTGTTAAATCAGAAATAAAATCTCAAGGTGCCTATACTTCAATAGGTACATACCCTTCTTCGGAAATGTTTGCATTGGTTGAACAATTAAGTGATGAACAAAATATTCCTATTCCCACCTTGCTGAATGCTTTTGGTAATTATTTGTTTCATCGTTTTGCGAAAATCTATTCATTTGTATTTGAAGGAATGAAAACCTCTTTTGAGCTCTTGGAAAGCATTGAACAACACATTCATGTTCAGGTCAAAAAACTGTATCCAGATGCCGAACTGCCGAATTTTAGTGTTCGTAGAGAAGGAGCGAATAGGTTGGTGATGATGTATCAATCAGAGAGGGCTATGGGAGATTTGGCGGTTGGTCTTATTCAAGGATGTTTGGAACATTTTGGCGAGACAGCAAGCATAAGGAAGACAAATGAAACGGAGGATGGTAAGAAAGTTAAGCTCACAATTGAAAAATAG
- a CDS encoding heme NO-binding domain-containing protein, translating into MKGVVFTEFLEMVEDKFGYETVDSIIVKSEVKSQGAYTSIGTYPSSEMFALVEQLSDEQNIPFSTLLNVFGNYLFHRFAKIYHPLGFEEMKSSFDLLESIEEHIHIQVQKLYAKSELPTFSTYRETENRLVMMYQSERAMGDLAVGLIEGCLKHFGETASIEKVNITEDGKKVKLTIEKY; encoded by the coding sequence ATGAAAGGAGTCGTTTTTACAGAGTTTTTAGAAATGGTGGAGGATAAGTTTGGTTATGAAACAGTTGATTCGATTATTGTTAAATCAGAGGTGAAATCTCAGGGTGCTTATACTTCAATAGGTACATACCCTTCTTCGGAAATGTTTGCATTGGTTGAACAATTAAGTGATGAACAAAATATTCCGTTTTCCACCTTGCTAAATGTATTTGGAAATTATCTGTTTCATCGTTTTGCGAAAATTTACCATCCGCTTGGCTTTGAAGAAATGAAATCCTCTTTTGATCTTTTAGAAAGCATTGAAGAACATATTCATATACAGGTACAAAAATTATACGCAAAATCTGAATTGCCTACTTTTAGTACCTACCGAGAAACTGAAAATCGATTGGTAATGATGTATCAATCAGAGAGAGCTATGGGGGATTTGGCAGTTGGCCTTATTGAAGGATGTTTGAAGCATTTTGGTGAAACGGCAAGTATAGAAAAGGTTAATATAACAGAAGATGGCAAAAAAGTTAAACTTACGATTGAAAAATATTAG